In a single window of the Planctomycetia bacterium genome:
- a CDS encoding citrate synthase (catalyzes the formation of citrate from acetyl-CoA and oxaloacetate) — MSELKFKPGLEGMVAGQTSVGEVTQTSLRYRGYDIADVAEHCCFEEVAHVLLHGELPNVSQLKDFRARIQASMTLPPPVAQAIAAIPEKTPPMDVLRSVVSLLGHYDPDAQDNSHAANLRKSERLLGQLAAAVGVWCQKVSKVPVVKPDAGKTHGANLLAMMTGKFGSELAGRVMDGTLVLYAEHEFNASTFTARTIASTLADMHSCISGAIGALKGPLHGGANEAAMRQFLEIGKPENVEKWFRDLQEHNAKNPNNKKLIMGFGHRVYKSGDHRAHILREWSVQLTKETGQTHWIEMADRLQALMLKEKNIHPNTDYPAAHAYYQMGIPIDLYTPIFVCSRVSGWCAHVMEQHENNRIIRPLSEYIGEPERKVKPIGER, encoded by the coding sequence ATGAGCGAACTAAAGTTTAAGCCGGGACTCGAGGGAATGGTTGCCGGGCAGACCTCCGTCGGCGAGGTGACGCAGACGAGCCTGCGGTATCGCGGCTACGACATCGCGGACGTCGCCGAGCACTGCTGCTTTGAAGAGGTGGCCCATGTGCTGCTTCACGGCGAGTTGCCCAATGTGTCGCAGTTGAAGGACTTTCGCGCGAGGATTCAGGCGTCGATGACGTTGCCGCCGCCGGTGGCGCAGGCAATCGCGGCAATTCCAGAGAAAACGCCGCCGATGGACGTGCTTCGGAGCGTGGTTTCCCTGTTGGGGCATTACGATCCTGATGCCCAGGACAACTCGCACGCGGCGAATCTTCGCAAGTCGGAGCGATTGCTGGGTCAGCTTGCCGCCGCGGTCGGCGTCTGGTGTCAGAAGGTGAGCAAGGTTCCCGTCGTGAAGCCCGATGCGGGCAAGACGCACGGGGCCAATCTGCTGGCGATGATGACCGGCAAGTTCGGCAGTGAGCTTGCCGGGCGGGTGATGGACGGCACGCTCGTTCTCTATGCCGAGCACGAGTTCAACGCATCAACGTTCACGGCTCGTACCATCGCGTCAACGCTCGCGGACATGCACTCGTGCATCAGCGGGGCGATCGGCGCACTCAAGGGTCCGCTGCACGGTGGGGCGAACGAGGCCGCGATGCGGCAGTTTCTCGAAATCGGCAAACCCGAAAACGTCGAGAAGTGGTTCCGCGATCTTCAGGAGCACAACGCGAAGAACCCGAACAATAAGAAGCTCATCATGGGCTTCGGTCATCGCGTTTATAAGAGCGGCGATCATCGGGCCCACATTCTTCGCGAGTGGAGCGTTCAACTGACGAAGGAGACCGGCCAGACGCACTGGATCGAGATGGCCGATCGGCTTCAGGCGCTGATGCTCAAGGAAAAGAACATCCACCCCAATACGGATTACCCCGCCGCCCATGCGTATTATCAGATGGGCATTCCGATCGACCTGTACACGCCGATCTTTGTCTGCAGCCGGGTTTCCGGCTGGTGCGCTCACGTCATGGAGCAGCACGAAAACAACCGCATCATCCGCCCGTTGTCGGAGTACATCGGCGAGCCGGAGCGCAAGGTGAAACCGATCGGGGAACGCTAG
- the prpB gene encoding methylisocitrate lyase codes for MTQARSKRLRSLISSKTVQMPGAFNALTARAIERAGFEAVYVSGAGLSNAVFGLPDVGLVSATEAVEHSRRIVNAVTLPVVVDADTGFGEAINTARTVAEMEAAGVSAVHLEDQVLPKKCGHLDGKELIPAEAMAEKIRAACAARSDKDFMIIARTDARGVTSFEDAVDRARRYLDAGADGIFPEAMQSAEELAKFADKVKAPLLANMTEFGKTPLLTLSELSRMGYKMVIYPQTALRVAFKAVTEMLAELHRDGDQNGWLSRMQTRKELYELLDYDGLNAIDKAAVQGATS; via the coding sequence ATGACTCAGGCCAGATCCAAGCGACTTCGCAGTCTCATTTCCTCCAAGACGGTGCAGATGCCCGGCGCATTTAATGCGCTGACCGCTCGGGCGATCGAGCGGGCCGGCTTTGAGGCGGTTTACGTTTCCGGTGCGGGCCTTTCCAACGCCGTCTTCGGACTTCCTGACGTTGGTCTGGTCAGCGCGACCGAGGCGGTTGAGCATTCCCGGCGAATTGTGAATGCGGTGACGCTGCCGGTCGTGGTCGATGCCGACACCGGCTTCGGCGAGGCGATCAACACGGCCCGGACGGTTGCAGAGATGGAGGCCGCGGGCGTTTCGGCGGTCCACCTCGAAGATCAGGTGCTGCCCAAAAAGTGCGGGCACCTGGACGGCAAGGAACTGATCCCGGCCGAGGCCATGGCGGAGAAGATTCGGGCCGCGTGCGCGGCGCGCAGCGACAAGGACTTCATGATCATCGCGCGAACGGATGCCAGGGGCGTGACATCATTTGAGGACGCGGTCGATCGGGCTCGCCGTTATCTCGACGCGGGGGCGGATGGGATTTTTCCCGAGGCGATGCAGAGCGCTGAGGAACTGGCGAAGTTCGCGGACAAGGTGAAAGCACCGCTGCTGGCCAACATGACCGAGTTCGGCAAGACCCCGCTGCTGACGCTGAGTGAGCTTTCGCGGATGGGGTATAAGATGGTCATTTATCCGCAGACGGCCCTTCGGGTTGCATTCAAGGCCGTCACGGAGATGCTGGCGGAACTTCATCGCGACGGGGACCAGAATGGCTGGCTCTCGCGGATGCAGACGCGCAAGGAACTGTACGAACTTCTGGATTATGATGGGCTAAATGCCATCGACAAGGCCGCCGTGCAGGGAGCGACATCATGA
- a CDS encoding aminotransferase class V-fold PLP-dependent enzyme, which translates to MHSVDGAIVPGTRRRGYNHIVSLIYLDNNSTTRVAPEVVAAMSPFWERQYGNPSSIHRAGQAARHAIEMAREQVAELIGAKSREIVFTSGGTEADNLAILGTLAAYPTKRHIITTSVEHVAVHSLCERLAGEGYRVSWLKVDEKGHLSLDQLEAELCDETALVSVMYANNETGVIFPIEKIAAVCGERGVPFHVDAVQVAGKLPIDVTRLGANLLSFSAHKIHGPKGAGALYVGRRTRLRNQLVGGHQERDLRPGTENVPAIVGFGEAAHLACERLKTDGWGRVAALRDELERGILAAVPFARVIGDASCRVPNTTNIAFEALEAEAILIALSELDVCASSGSACSSGSLEPSHVLKAMGIDERAAHGSIRFSLSTESTEEECRAAVEIVRRVVSRLAALQ; encoded by the coding sequence ATGCACAGCGTCGATGGCGCTATTGTGCCGGGGACACGGCGACGCGGTTATAATCACATCGTGAGCCTCATTTATCTCGACAATAACTCCACAACGCGCGTCGCGCCGGAAGTCGTCGCGGCGATGTCGCCATTCTGGGAACGGCAATATGGAAATCCCTCAAGCATTCATCGAGCGGGTCAGGCGGCTCGTCATGCGATTGAGATGGCTCGCGAGCAAGTGGCCGAACTGATCGGGGCCAAGTCCCGCGAAATCGTCTTCACCAGCGGCGGTACCGAGGCGGACAATCTCGCCATCCTCGGCACGCTGGCGGCGTATCCGACGAAGCGACACATCATCACGACATCGGTCGAGCACGTCGCGGTCCACAGCCTTTGCGAACGGCTGGCCGGCGAGGGCTATCGCGTGTCGTGGCTCAAGGTGGACGAGAAGGGCCATCTGAGCCTGGATCAGCTCGAAGCGGAATTGTGCGACGAGACGGCGCTGGTCAGCGTGATGTATGCCAATAACGAGACCGGCGTGATCTTTCCAATTGAGAAGATCGCCGCCGTTTGTGGAGAGCGAGGCGTTCCGTTTCACGTGGACGCGGTTCAGGTCGCCGGAAAGCTCCCGATCGACGTGACTCGCCTTGGCGCAAATCTTCTGAGTTTCTCGGCGCACAAGATTCACGGGCCCAAGGGGGCCGGCGCTTTGTATGTCGGCAGAAGGACGCGTCTTCGCAATCAGCTTGTGGGAGGGCATCAGGAGCGAGACCTCCGGCCCGGCACGGAGAACGTTCCCGCGATCGTGGGTTTTGGTGAGGCGGCGCATCTTGCGTGCGAGCGGCTGAAGACCGACGGGTGGGGGAGGGTCGCCGCCTTGCGCGATGAGCTGGAGCGCGGCATTCTCGCGGCGGTGCCGTTTGCGCGGGTCATCGGGGACGCGAGTTGCCGCGTGCCGAACACAACGAACATCGCCTTCGAGGCGCTGGAGGCGGAGGCGATTTTGATCGCGTTGAGCGAGCTGGACGTGTGTGCTTCGAGCGGCTCGGCGTGCAGCAGCGGTTCACTGGAGCCGTCTCATGTGCTTAAGGCCATGGGCATCGACGAGCGCGCGGCGCACGGGTCGATTCGATTCAGTCTTTCCACGGAATCAACGGAGGAGGAATGTCGGGCGGCGGTCGAAATCGTTAGGCGGGTCGTTTCCCGGCTGGCGGCGCTTCAGTAG
- a CDS encoding threonylcarbamoyl-AMP synthase, translating into MAIETISIEPGASSSAAISRAAAALADGALVAFPTETVYGLGVNAGIEKSVQRLRKLKGRAAERPFTVHIGRRSDCDKFVPRMSPIARRLSRKGWPGPLTLVFPVPDATEAAVYSSLSPSGIQSIYSESSVGIRYPDHPHGAALLAKVEAPIIATSANFAGEPAPTDANAVRERLHDSIDVLLDAGPCRFKYASTIVSLVGDDYRIVRAGAIDADAIRRLATLEVLLICSGNTCRSPMAEGILRQLIAEKLGCAPAEIESRGVRVSSAGTLAMDGGRATPEAVEICRRRGIDISNHRSRSLAGELIHAADLIYTMAGHHLEVVRSLNRGDPAKAAQLDSRGDISDPVGGTIEDYETAAERITTALRERLPEVLP; encoded by the coding sequence ATGGCAATTGAGACAATTTCTATTGAGCCCGGCGCGTCGAGTTCGGCCGCGATCAGTCGTGCGGCGGCGGCCCTGGCGGATGGTGCGCTGGTGGCCTTTCCGACGGAGACGGTCTACGGCCTCGGCGTCAACGCCGGAATCGAGAAGAGCGTCCAGCGCCTTCGCAAGCTCAAGGGCCGTGCCGCCGAACGGCCCTTCACCGTTCACATTGGACGCCGATCGGATTGCGATAAATTCGTCCCGCGCATGTCGCCCATTGCCCGGCGACTGAGTCGCAAGGGTTGGCCCGGCCCGCTCACCCTGGTGTTCCCCGTGCCCGATGCGACGGAGGCCGCCGTCTATTCAAGTCTCAGTCCAAGCGGCATCCAGTCCATCTACTCCGAAAGCAGCGTCGGCATTCGCTATCCCGATCATCCGCACGGCGCGGCTCTGCTGGCCAAGGTGGAGGCGCCGATCATTGCGACCAGCGCCAACTTCGCAGGTGAGCCCGCACCCACCGACGCGAACGCCGTGCGCGAGCGACTTCACGACAGCATCGACGTCCTGCTCGATGCCGGGCCCTGCCGATTCAAGTACGCCTCCACGATTGTCAGCCTGGTCGGCGATGACTACCGGATCGTTCGAGCCGGTGCGATCGACGCGGATGCCATCCGGCGACTGGCGACGTTGGAGGTCCTTCTCATTTGCTCGGGGAACACGTGCCGCTCGCCGATGGCGGAGGGGATTTTGCGACAGCTCATCGCGGAGAAGCTGGGCTGTGCGCCGGCGGAGATCGAAAGCCGCGGGGTCCGTGTGAGTTCCGCCGGTACCCTGGCGATGGACGGCGGAAGGGCCACGCCGGAGGCGGTTGAGATCTGTCGCCGAAGGGGGATTGACATCAGCAACCATCGTTCCCGAAGTCTGGCCGGAGAGCTGATCCATGCGGCGGACCTCATTTACACGATGGCAGGCCACCACCTTGAGGTGGTCCGCAGTCTCAATCGAGGCGACCCGGCCAAGGCGGCGCAGCTCGATTCCAGGGGGGATATCTCTGATCCGGTCGGTGGTACAATCGAAGACTACGAAACCGCGGCAGAGCGCATCACCACGGCTCTGCGCGAAAGACTCCCTGAGGTGCTCCCATGA
- the rpiB gene encoding ribose 5-phosphate isomerase B: MKVALGADHRGFNAKNHIKTVLREMGIEAVDYGTDSTKSCDYPDPAGSAALAVQKGECEVGVLFCGTGIGMCVTANKLHGIRAALCHDELTAEMSRRHNNANVLCLPADLVGDALMRRIVEVWLKTPFEAGRHQGRIDKITEIERAQCNKPQP, encoded by the coding sequence ATGAAAGTCGCGCTCGGCGCAGATCACAGAGGCTTCAACGCCAAGAATCATATCAAAACGGTCCTGCGGGAAATGGGCATCGAAGCCGTTGACTACGGCACCGACTCGACCAAGTCCTGCGACTATCCCGACCCCGCCGGTTCCGCCGCCCTGGCGGTGCAGAAGGGAGAGTGCGAGGTCGGCGTGCTGTTCTGCGGCACCGGCATCGGCATGTGCGTCACCGCCAACAAGCTCCACGGCATCCGCGCCGCTTTGTGTCACGATGAACTGACCGCGGAGATGTCGCGACGCCACAACAACGCCAACGTCCTCTGCCTGCCGGCCGATCTGGTGGGCGACGCCCTTATGCGCCGAATCGTCGAGGTCTGGCTCAAGACGCCGTTTGAGGCCGGGCGACATCAGGGACGCATCGACAAAATCACCGAAATCGAACGGGCACAGTGCAATAAACCGCAGCCCTGA
- the hslU gene encoding ATP-dependent protease ATPase subunit HslU, whose amino-acid sequence MAELTPRQIVAALDKYIIGQAAAKRAIAVAIRNRWRRLQLPEAMREEVGPKNILMIGPTGVGKTEIARRMAALVDAPFLKVEATKFTEVGYVGRDVDSIVRDLLELAIAMVQQEQTEVVREKATDLVEERLLDELIPQPAEMSSPEGVSEAEGRRQRTREKFRAQLRAGELEEKMVELRIEQKIAPMGMFATTMGPDQMGPEIQDLMDRLMPSQAKDRKVTIREARKILFAQESEKLIDRDKVKEMAIQRAQSSGIVFIDEMDKLCGNRQSSSSADVSRQGVQRDLLPIIEGSTVNTRHGPVKTDHILFVAAGAFHSAKPSELMPELQGRLPIRVELDDLTKEDFRRILTEPENALTKQQVALMATEGVELRITSDAVDALAEIAANVNQTTENIGARRLHTIMEKVIESLSFDAPEMSGKAVVIDASYVNDRLAEIVKDEDLSKFIL is encoded by the coding sequence ATGGCAGAATTAACACCCAGACAAATCGTCGCCGCACTCGATAAGTACATCATCGGTCAGGCCGCCGCCAAGCGGGCCATCGCCGTGGCCATTCGCAATCGCTGGCGGCGGCTTCAACTGCCCGAAGCGATGCGCGAAGAGGTCGGCCCCAAGAACATCCTCATGATCGGCCCCACCGGGGTCGGCAAGACCGAGATCGCCCGGCGCATGGCCGCCCTGGTGGACGCGCCCTTCCTCAAGGTCGAGGCGACCAAGTTCACCGAAGTGGGCTACGTCGGGCGCGATGTCGATTCGATCGTGCGCGATCTGCTCGAGCTGGCCATCGCCATGGTCCAGCAGGAACAGACCGAAGTGGTTCGCGAGAAGGCGACCGACCTCGTGGAAGAGCGGCTGCTGGACGAACTCATTCCCCAGCCCGCCGAAATGTCTTCGCCGGAGGGCGTTTCGGAAGCCGAAGGTCGCCGGCAGCGCACCCGGGAAAAGTTCCGCGCCCAGCTCCGCGCCGGAGAGCTCGAGGAAAAAATGGTCGAGCTTCGCATCGAGCAGAAGATCGCTCCCATGGGCATGTTCGCCACTACCATGGGGCCGGATCAGATGGGCCCGGAGATTCAGGACCTGATGGACCGGCTGATGCCCTCGCAGGCGAAGGACCGCAAGGTGACGATCCGCGAGGCGCGAAAGATTCTCTTCGCGCAGGAGAGCGAGAAGCTCATCGACCGGGACAAGGTCAAAGAAATGGCCATTCAGCGCGCCCAGAGCAGCGGCATCGTCTTCATCGACGAGATGGACAAGCTCTGCGGCAACCGGCAGTCCAGCAGCAGCGCAGACGTCAGCCGCCAGGGCGTGCAGCGCGACCTGCTGCCGATCATCGAGGGCTCCACCGTCAACACCCGGCACGGACCGGTGAAGACCGACCACATCCTCTTCGTCGCGGCCGGGGCCTTTCACAGCGCCAAGCCGAGCGAGCTGATGCCCGAGCTCCAGGGGCGATTGCCCATTCGCGTCGAGCTCGACGATCTCACCAAGGAAGACTTCCGCCGCATCCTCACCGAACCGGAGAACGCTCTGACCAAGCAGCAGGTCGCCCTCATGGCCACCGAAGGCGTCGAGCTGCGTATCACCAGTGACGCCGTGGACGCCCTCGCGGAGATCGCCGCGAATGTCAACCAGACGACGGAGAACATCGGCGCCCGCAGGCTGCATACCATTATGGAAAAGGTCATCGAGTCGCTTTCCTTCGACGCCCCGGAGATGTCCGGCAAGGCGGTCGTCATCGACGCCTCCTACGTGAATGACCGGCTCGCCGAAATCGTCAAGGACGAAGACCTCAGCAAGTTCATTCTTTAG
- a CDS encoding alpha/beta hydrolase has protein sequence MKKKVMLLCTLTIAACSQCGALDGLILKPSDTIRRLPTDFGYAYETKTVLTPQGHEISLWHVSTSSPERKGIIVTIPGNDANKSRYVVSLPLFADNGWDLILLDYTGFGESPGQPTLQGLFDSAYGAIDYAKSQSDVVVGYGISLGTGVLARVAADRELTAVVFESMMVFYETPTLFAENLGIDLPVFGLANWIAEAASTPDLDSKKWIQQVTEPKLFIHSPGDHVTPFAGAKEVFDLAPAPKFMFVTQGEHALQAFLDPGMYRNVVNGWLDGVINRDPIENQQYLQILEEEITAAFQALGLEPPPPGAFTP, from the coding sequence GTGAAAAAGAAGGTGATGTTGCTCTGCACCCTGACGATCGCGGCGTGCAGCCAGTGCGGCGCGCTGGACGGCCTGATTCTGAAGCCCTCCGACACGATCCGCCGATTGCCGACCGACTTCGGCTATGCCTATGAAACCAAGACCGTCCTCACGCCCCAGGGCCACGAGATCAGCCTGTGGCACGTCAGCACCAGCTCGCCCGAGCGAAAAGGCATCATCGTCACCATTCCCGGTAACGATGCGAACAAGAGCCGCTACGTCGTGAGCCTCCCGCTCTTCGCTGACAACGGCTGGGACCTCATCCTGCTCGACTACACCGGCTTCGGCGAAAGCCCCGGCCAGCCGACGCTGCAAGGTCTCTTCGACAGCGCCTATGGCGCGATCGACTACGCGAAGTCGCAGAGCGACGTCGTCGTGGGCTACGGCATCAGCCTCGGCACCGGCGTCCTCGCGCGCGTGGCAGCGGACCGCGAACTGACCGCCGTCGTCTTCGAGAGCATGATGGTCTTCTACGAGACGCCGACGTTGTTCGCGGAGAATCTCGGCATCGATTTGCCCGTCTTTGGTCTGGCCAACTGGATCGCCGAGGCCGCCTCGACGCCGGACCTCGACAGCAAGAAGTGGATTCAGCAGGTCACCGAGCCCAAGCTCTTCATCCATTCGCCGGGCGATCATGTCACGCCCTTCGCCGGGGCGAAGGAAGTCTTCGACCTCGCTCCGGCGCCCAAGTTCATGTTCGTCACCCAGGGCGAACATGCGCTGCAGGCGTTTCTCGATCCCGGTATGTATCGCAACGTCGTCAACGGCTGGCTGGACGGCGTGATCAATCGCGACCCGATCGAGAACCAGCAGTACCTGCAAATCCTGGAAGAGGAAATCACCGCGGCCTTCCAGGCGCTCGGCCTCGAGCCGCCGCCGCCGGGCGCTTTTACGCCGTGA
- the tnpA gene encoding IS200/IS605 family transposase codes for MPGTYSQVLLHVVFSTKQREKWISAQIAERLYPYIGGIVRTEKGTLLDVGGMEDHVHLYLRWRPDESISNLMRVVKARSSKWVHETIPRLAAFAWQEGYSAFSVSKSQEDVVKKYIANQAEHHRREDFRSELLRLLRAHGIEFDERYVSD; via the coding sequence ATGCCCGGCACGTACTCGCAGGTTCTGTTACACGTTGTCTTCAGCACCAAGCAACGCGAGAAATGGATCAGTGCGCAGATCGCAGAACGTCTCTACCCGTACATCGGCGGGATCGTTCGCACTGAGAAGGGGACACTGCTCGACGTCGGCGGCATGGAGGATCATGTGCACCTGTACTTGCGCTGGCGGCCGGACGAGTCGATTTCAAATCTGATGCGAGTCGTGAAAGCGCGGTCGTCGAAATGGGTCCATGAGACTATTCCGAGACTCGCCGCGTTTGCGTGGCAAGAGGGCTACTCCGCATTTTCGGTCAGCAAGTCACAGGAAGACGTGGTTAAGAAATACATCGCAAATCAGGCCGAGCATCATCGGCGTGAGGATTTTCGATCGGAGTTGCTGCGATTGCTGAGGGCGCACGGGATCGAGTTCGACGAGCGGTATGTGAGTGATTGA
- a CDS encoding thrombospondin type 3 repeat-containing protein, giving the protein MTRHILAVALSLIAMAATSAVAAPITDFAFFTSVPHTTLTFEQDGAGTTLLNPPNNYTFPNTEYAAQGVTINPEVRLARDTDSCFRSAQGVNGSLPFGVIASQTASIDFNPPVSAFAVAFVATQFQFATFTALDENNAIIETAVFAPPFAQASGACGFLEYGVIGISSPTIPIHRVTISAFSGIIDNLTFAVGQDTDSDGILDGDDNCVDDPNPGQEDADADGQGDVCDPCPFDADNDADADGVCGDVDNCPATPNADQADDDADSLGNACDPCPTDPTNDVDNDGICGQSDNCPAAANADQADADGDGNGDACDICPGDADNDGDGDGLCGDVDNCPDDANADQANADGDALGDACDACPNDPDNDADADGVCGDVDNCPAAYNPDQADGDGDGLGDVCDACPGDVANDVDGDGVCGDVDNCPSDANTDQANNDNDALGDVCDPDDDNDGLSDVDEALYGTDPNSADTDNDGVSDAAEIALAAGGDCPDPLDDDSDGDTLSDGQEILDGTDPCNARPTADAVIEQLTSIGSQAVVRLDGSGSMDIDDDVTTLTFEWTVDNALVCTGNDVTCQTIEVPLAYGTHEVTLRVTDPVGGYHEETQSITLDPSALSVFQIDTAKVKFNPNPGHIRVTGEIGLPFGVDYTELNPTALVDLVLAGQNVVSDAAVTFAVFGNDDKKWRYENCAGPITEFDINWKGSRFHFSNNCVPITIRSTMISSSETTLNIKYQRRQISGAFAINFGNGAVLNVDADGNPTANVPMEIEIPRKAVTITLPFPVLESSQFVISGAVSRTINAADHLRASVGKFHISANFNKANYPDLVDTTPRTLELGVSVGSEAYPGSDSLGPADFTVIQKRWVNGKDD; this is encoded by the coding sequence ATGACACGACACATACTTGCGGTCGCACTTTCGCTCATTGCCATGGCTGCCACATCGGCCGTCGCGGCGCCAATCACCGATTTCGCGTTCTTTACATCCGTCCCGCACACCACCCTCACCTTTGAGCAGGACGGCGCCGGGACAACACTCCTTAACCCGCCCAACAATTACACGTTTCCGAATACGGAATACGCCGCACAGGGCGTCACCATCAATCCAGAGGTGCGCCTGGCCCGCGATACCGACTCCTGTTTTCGGAGCGCGCAGGGCGTCAACGGCTCCCTGCCGTTCGGTGTGATCGCCTCGCAGACCGCCTCGATCGATTTCAATCCTCCGGTCAGCGCCTTTGCCGTTGCCTTTGTCGCCACCCAGTTCCAGTTCGCCACGTTCACTGCCCTCGATGAGAATAACGCCATCATCGAAACCGCCGTCTTTGCGCCGCCGTTCGCCCAGGCCAGCGGGGCCTGCGGCTTTCTCGAATACGGCGTAATCGGCATCTCCTCGCCAACCATTCCCATCCACCGCGTCACCATTTCGGCCTTTTCCGGCATCATTGATAATCTCACCTTCGCCGTCGGTCAGGACACCGACAGCGACGGCATTCTCGACGGCGATGACAATTGCGTCGACGATCCGAATCCCGGCCAGGAAGACGCCGACGCCGACGGACAGGGCGATGTCTGCGATCCCTGTCCGTTCGACGCCGACAACGATGCCGACGCCGATGGCGTCTGCGGCGACGTCGACAACTGCCCCGCGACGCCCAATGCCGATCAGGCCGACGACGACGCCGATTCGCTCGGCAACGCGTGCGATCCCTGCCCGACCGACCCCACCAACGATGTCGACAACGACGGTATCTGCGGCCAGTCGGACAACTGCCCGGCCGCGGCGAATGCCGATCAGGCCGACGCCGACGGTGACGGCAATGGCGATGCCTGTGACATTTGTCCCGGCGACGCCGACAACGACGGCGACGGCGACGGACTCTGCGGCGACGTCGACAACTGCCCCGACGACGCGAACGCCGATCAGGCCAATGCCGACGGCGATGCGCTGGGTGACGCCTGCGATGCCTGCCCGAATGACCCGGACAACGATGCCGACGCGGACGGTGTCTGCGGCGACGTCGACAACTGTCCGGCGGCCTACAACCCCGATCAGGCCGACGGCGACGGTGACGGCCTCGGCGATGTCTGCGACGCCTGCCCCGGCGATGTCGCCAACGATGTTGACGGCGACGGCGTCTGCGGCGACGTGGACAATTGCCCCAGCGACGCCAACACCGATCAGGCCAACAACGACAACGACGCCCTCGGCGATGTCTGCGATCCGGACGACGACAACGACGGCCTGTCCGACGTCGACGAAGCCCTGTACGGCACCGATCCCAACAGCGCCGACACCGACAACGATGGCGTAAGCGACGCCGCCGAGATTGCACTCGCCGCCGGTGGCGATTGCCCCGACCCGCTCGATGACGATTCGGACGGCGACACGCTCTCCGACGGTCAGGAGATCCTCGACGGAACCGATCCCTGCAATGCCCGACCGACGGCCGATGCCGTCATCGAGCAGCTCACCTCCATCGGCAGTCAGGCCGTCGTGCGCCTGGACGGCTCCGGCTCGATGGACATCGACGACGACGTTACCACTCTGACCTTTGAATGGACCGTCGATAACGCCTTGGTCTGTACCGGCAACGACGTCACCTGCCAGACGATCGAAGTCCCGCTGGCCTACGGCACCCACGAAGTCACCCTCCGCGTGACCGACCCGGTCGGCGGCTATCACGAGGAAACCCAGTCGATCACCCTCGACCCGTCGGCCTTGTCCGTCTTCCAGATCGACACCGCCAAGGTCAAGTTCAACCCCAACCCCGGTCACATTCGCGTCACCGGTGAGATCGGCCTGCCCTTCGGCGTCGATTACACCGAGCTGAATCCGACGGCGCTGGTTGATCTCGTCCTCGCCGGACAGAATGTCGTCTCCGACGCAGCGGTGACCTTCGCCGTCTTCGGGAACGACGACAAGAAGTGGCGATACGAGAACTGCGCCGGTCCCATCACCGAGTTCGACATCAACTGGAAGGGCTCGCGGTTCCACTTCTCCAACAATTGCGTACCGATCACCATCCGCAGCACGATGATATCGAGCAGCGAGACCACCCTGAACATCAAGTACCAGAGGCGGCAGATCAGCGGCGCCTTCGCCATCAACTTCGGCAACGGCGCAGTCCTGAATGTCGACGCCGATGGAAATCCGACGGCCAACGTGCCGATGGAAATCGAGATTCCGCGCAAGGCGGTCACGATCACGCTGCCTTTCCCGGTTCTGGAGTCGTCACAGTTCGTCATCAGCGGCGCCGTCAGCCGCACCATCAACGCGGCCGATCACCTGCGGGCATCCGTCGGCAAGTTCCACATCAGCGCCAACTTCAACAAGGCCAACTACCCCGACCTTGTGGACACGACGCCGCGCACGTTGGAGCTTGGCGTCTCCGTCGGCTCCGAGGCCTACCCCGGCTCGGATTCGCTCGGCCCGGCTGATTTCACCGTGATCCAGAAGCGCTGGGTCAACGGTAAGGACGACTGA